The Cytophagia bacterium CHB2 genome has a window encoding:
- a CDS encoding polysaccharide deacetylase family protein codes for MNLLARKLLKVPLLMSEVIKPKPPAGCAFLIYHSVAGNLNFELDLPVALFRRQLEFLARHNCVISYDEALRVLRAKRQAGADAVVLTFDDGFVNFYTHVLPILREFNLPATLFVTTGFVETGIPYPLLHHASGAEVKPVTWDMLGEMASSGLVTIGAHTHTHVYLDNEPEDKVIEELAIPQELFRQRLGLEVHHFAYPKALWNAAVEKLVAKYYASAVIGGGYKATPDGFNPYRIPRVPIRCSDGWFFFLAKKRGWLAGEEALYVKVRQKANGKLQKASVKTLMGK; via the coding sequence ATGAATCTTCTCGCCCGCAAACTTTTGAAAGTTCCGTTGCTGATGAGCGAAGTGATCAAGCCTAAACCTCCGGCGGGCTGCGCCTTTCTCATCTATCACAGCGTTGCTGGCAATTTGAATTTTGAGCTGGATTTGCCGGTCGCGTTGTTCCGCCGGCAACTGGAATTTTTGGCGCGCCATAACTGCGTCATTTCCTACGACGAAGCTCTGCGAGTCCTGCGAGCAAAGCGTCAAGCCGGGGCTGATGCAGTGGTTTTGACCTTTGATGACGGTTTTGTCAATTTTTACACGCACGTTCTTCCAATTCTTCGCGAGTTTAATTTGCCGGCAACATTGTTTGTCACAACCGGCTTTGTCGAGACTGGCATTCCCTACCCGCTTCTGCATCATGCTTCCGGAGCCGAGGTCAAACCCGTCACTTGGGATATGTTGGGAGAAATGGCCAGCTCGGGTCTGGTGACCATCGGCGCGCACACACACACGCATGTTTATTTGGATAACGAACCCGAAGACAAAGTGATCGAGGAATTGGCGATTCCCCAAGAATTGTTTCGCCAACGGCTGGGGCTTGAAGTGCACCACTTTGCTTATCCAAAAGCATTGTGGAATGCGGCAGTAGAAAAGCTGGTGGCAAAATATTATGCTTCGGCGGTGATTGGCGGCGGCTACAAAGCCACGCCAGATGGTTTCAATCCCTATCGCATCCCCCGCGTGCCGATTCGCTGCAGCGATGGCTGGTTTTTCTTTCTGGCCAAAAAGCGTGGATGGCTTGCGGGGGAGGAAGCGCTGTATGTGAAGGTGAGGCAAAAAGCAAATGGCAAACTGCAAAAGGCAAGCGTGAAAACGTTAATGGGGAAATAA
- a CDS encoding glycosyltransferase family 4 protein has protein sequence MSLPKVAHITTIDLSLRHLLLNQMRSIQQEGYEVFGISAYGANVPALEAAGIRHIAVIITRNVTPLQDLKTLWQLYRIIKRERFTIVHTHTPKPGLLGQLAARMAGVPIVVNTIHGFYFHDHMPAKRRRFYILLEKIAARCSDLILSQNREDMHTALREGICAAAAIKHLGNGIDVTRFDRSRFSAKHLEHKRRELGLPSDAKVVGFVGRLVAEKGILEFLQAARRVHEQIPATRFLFIGMIDHEKSDAVQPEIFRDYGLADACIFAGWRQDMPEMYALMDVFVLPSHREGFPRAPMEASAMEVPCIVTDIRGCREAVEHDRNGLMVPLRDVQALVDAMMALLTKPELARRMAREGRRMALERFDERMVFEKVKSEYRRLLRAKGFTVNDAPSGANADMQESLALPRLRQTIV, from the coding sequence TTGTCTCTTCCTAAAGTCGCACACATCACCACCATCGATCTTTCGTTGCGCCATCTTTTGCTCAATCAGATGCGCAGCATTCAGCAGGAGGGATACGAGGTATTTGGCATTTCGGCATACGGCGCGAATGTGCCGGCGCTCGAAGCCGCCGGTATTCGGCATATCGCCGTTATTATCACGCGCAACGTTACGCCGCTGCAAGATCTAAAAACGCTGTGGCAGCTTTATCGCATCATCAAGCGCGAACGTTTTACTATCGTTCATACCCACACACCAAAGCCCGGCCTGCTCGGTCAATTGGCGGCGCGTATGGCCGGCGTTCCAATTGTAGTCAACACCATTCACGGGTTTTATTTCCACGATCATATGCCGGCAAAGCGACGGCGATTTTATATTCTGCTCGAAAAAATTGCAGCGCGCTGTTCTGATCTTATCTTGTCGCAAAACCGCGAGGACATGCACACGGCGCTACGGGAAGGCATCTGCGCCGCCGCAGCCATCAAGCATCTTGGGAACGGCATCGATGTGACGCGGTTCGACCGCAGCCGCTTCAGCGCGAAACATCTTGAGCACAAACGCCGTGAACTGGGTTTGCCTAGCGATGCTAAAGTCGTGGGATTTGTCGGGCGGTTGGTAGCCGAGAAAGGCATTCTTGAATTCCTGCAAGCCGCCCGCCGTGTTCATGAGCAGATTCCTGCGACGCGCTTTCTCTTTATTGGGATGATAGATCATGAAAAATCCGATGCGGTGCAGCCGGAAATTTTTCGCGACTACGGATTGGCCGACGCCTGTATTTTCGCCGGCTGGCGGCAGGACATGCCGGAGATGTATGCGTTGATGGATGTCTTCGTGTTGCCGTCACATCGCGAAGGCTTTCCGCGCGCGCCGATGGAGGCCTCGGCGATGGAGGTGCCGTGCATCGTGACGGACATTCGCGGCTGCCGGGAAGCAGTTGAGCATGATCGCAATGGCTTGATGGTTCCCTTGCGTGATGTTCAGGCGTTAGTAGATGCCATGATGGCTTTGCTCACCAAACCAGAACTCGCGCGACGTATGGCCAGAGAGGGCCGGCGCATGGCCCTGGAGCGCTTTGATGAGCGCATGGTTTTTGAGAAAGTCAAAAGCGAATATCGACGTTTGCTGAGAGCGAAGGGATTCACGGTGAATGATGCGCCCTCGGGCGCCAATGCAGACATGCAGGAATCCCTTGCGTTACCGCGTCTTCGGCAAACGATTGTTTGA
- a CDS encoding sugar transferase — protein sequence MQTCRNPLRYRVFGKRLFDLTLTLPALLLALPLMSVLAILVRLKLGAPILFRQQRPGRNGAPFTLLKFRTMLPEQDTQGNLLSEAERLTPFGRFLRAASLDELPELINVLRGEMSLVGPRPLLMKYLSRYTPQQRRRHEALPGITGWAQVNGRNGITWEQKFALDVWYVDHCSLWLDLKILAKTLLTTIKREGIAHPTHTTMPEFQGVLDRRPATMQPEVRYEQDNLQMN from the coding sequence ATGCAGACATGCAGGAATCCCTTGCGTTACCGCGTCTTCGGCAAACGATTGTTTGATCTAACGCTCACTCTGCCGGCGCTGCTCTTGGCTTTACCTCTTATGTCAGTGCTTGCAATTTTGGTGCGCTTGAAGCTCGGCGCGCCCATTCTTTTCCGGCAGCAACGTCCCGGTCGAAACGGCGCGCCGTTTACGTTATTGAAATTCCGCACCATGTTGCCGGAGCAGGATACGCAAGGAAATCTTTTGTCCGAAGCTGAACGTTTGACGCCATTCGGTCGTTTTTTGCGCGCGGCCAGCCTGGATGAATTGCCGGAGTTGATCAACGTGTTGCGCGGCGAAATGAGCTTGGTTGGTCCGCGTCCTTTGCTGATGAAATACCTCAGCCGCTATACGCCGCAACAGCGGCGCCGGCATGAGGCACTCCCGGGCATCACCGGTTGGGCTCAGGTTAATGGCCGCAATGGGATAACCTGGGAGCAGAAGTTTGCCCTTGATGTTTGGTATGTCGATCATTGCTCGTTGTGGTTGGATTTAAAAATACTGGCCAAGACATTGTTGACCACCATAAAGCGCGAAGGCATCGCGCATCCAACGCACACCACCATGCCGGAATTTCAAGGCGTCTTGGATAGGCGCCCCGCGACGATGCAACCCGAAGTTCGTTACGAACAAGACAATCTTCAAATGAACTGA
- a CDS encoding DegT/DnrJ/EryC1/StrS family aminotransferase, with product MKTQITMSAPDITSQEISAVVEVLESSSLSIGPRLERFEAEFARYHGLTKAAGVSSGTAGLQLCMIASGVGEGDFVLTTPFSFIASSNCILYQRAIPVFVDIDPETGNMNPALAVEAIEAFAAGNHERQAWLPRALCSTANGKTVGSGALKAVVMVHAFGQPCEMTPVLAAAHRFGMHVIEDACEAIGAEYRGQKAGTFGDAAVFAFYPNKQMTTGEGGMIVYRREEWDPLFRSLRNQGRDIFDAWLNHSRLGYNYRLDEMSAALGLVQLQRLEELLAKRARVAAWYGEHLKGMPLLKPLAFSPTTTRMSWFVYIIRLSPEIDRDRLMARLDEQGIPTRPYFAPIHLQAFYREKFHYRPGDFPQAETAGRTFLALPFHGKMSEEQVATVCDALKKELPHAASRKRTPVYLDHAHAQAASLST from the coding sequence ATGAAAACTCAAATCACCATGTCGGCGCCGGACATTACTTCTCAGGAGATCTCCGCGGTTGTCGAAGTCTTGGAATCCTCGAGTCTGAGCATTGGCCCTCGCTTGGAACGCTTTGAAGCCGAATTTGCGCGCTATCATGGTTTGACCAAAGCCGCCGGCGTCAGCAGCGGCACTGCCGGTCTGCAACTTTGCATGATTGCCAGCGGGGTGGGGGAGGGCGATTTTGTGCTGACCACGCCGTTTTCGTTCATCGCTTCCAGTAACTGCATTCTCTATCAACGCGCCATTCCCGTCTTTGTTGATATCGATCCTGAAACCGGCAACATGAATCCTGCGCTTGCCGTTGAGGCGATAGAAGCCTTTGCCGCAGGAAATCATGAACGGCAAGCTTGGTTGCCGCGGGCATTGTGCAGTACGGCGAATGGCAAAACGGTGGGCAGCGGCGCTTTAAAGGCTGTGGTTATGGTGCATGCCTTTGGCCAGCCCTGTGAAATGACGCCGGTGCTGGCGGCAGCTCATCGTTTCGGCATGCATGTGATCGAAGATGCGTGCGAAGCGATTGGCGCAGAGTATCGCGGACAGAAAGCCGGCACCTTCGGCGACGCAGCCGTGTTTGCTTTTTATCCCAACAAGCAAATGACCACGGGCGAAGGCGGCATGATTGTGTATCGCCGCGAGGAATGGGATCCGCTCTTTCGTTCCTTGCGCAATCAAGGCCGGGACATTTTCGATGCCTGGCTTAACCACAGCCGCCTGGGCTATAACTACCGTTTGGATGAAATGAGCGCGGCGCTGGGGCTGGTGCAGTTGCAACGCCTCGAAGAGCTGCTGGCCAAGCGCGCGCGTGTGGCTGCCTGGTACGGCGAGCATCTGAAAGGGATGCCGCTGCTCAAGCCTCTTGCCTTCTCGCCCACCACGACGCGCATGAGTTGGTTTGTGTACATCATTCGCCTGTCGCCCGAGATCGATCGCGACCGCTTGATGGCGCGGCTTGACGAACAAGGCATTCCCACCCGCCCTTATTTCGCGCCGATTCACTTGCAAGCATTTTATCGCGAAAAATTCCATTATCGACCGGGCGACTTTCCTCAGGCGGAAACGGCGGGCAGAACGTTTCTGGCCCTGCCATTTCACGGCAAAATGAGTGAGGAGCAAGTGGCAACTGTGTGTGACGCATTAAAGAAAGAACTGCCCCATGCCGCTTCGCGCAAACGAACTCCGGTTTATCTCGATCATGCTCATGCGCAAGCAGCATCTTTATCGACTTGA
- a CDS encoding YjbH domain-containing protein — MPLRANELRFISIMLMRKQHLYRLDLLSWLMMKMSRFVFAVILMLSAHRMGYAQVGLGGFNAIMTAPTAQVMPDGYAALGFGFIPSPYTLYEGPERDNLAYFASIGFLPFLEIGIRATLSLDTDHPSIGDRMLSVRAQLLKESSHFPAIGAGLHDIAGLLDRAEGTNNYFTALYLVATKTRRLSEHFSLEATLGYGVDWIPAPSHEFDDLFGGASLGFRDMLFLKGEYDARRFNAGLSVKLRESITVNLVLIDGNKVAYGANIRTRL; from the coding sequence ATGCCGCTTCGCGCAAACGAACTCCGGTTTATCTCGATCATGCTCATGCGCAAGCAGCATCTTTATCGACTTGATCTGTTGAGTTGGCTTATGATGAAAATGTCACGTTTTGTTTTTGCCGTCATTTTGATGTTAAGCGCCCATCGCATGGGCTATGCTCAAGTTGGCCTGGGAGGATTCAACGCCATTATGACGGCGCCGACTGCGCAGGTGATGCCGGACGGTTATGCCGCGCTTGGCTTTGGCTTCATCCCCAGTCCTTACACGCTTTATGAAGGCCCGGAACGCGACAATCTGGCTTATTTTGCCAGTATTGGATTTTTGCCTTTTTTAGAAATCGGGATTCGAGCAACGTTGTCGCTGGATACGGATCATCCCAGCATCGGCGATCGCATGCTGAGCGTGCGTGCGCAGCTTCTTAAAGAAAGCAGCCACTTTCCGGCAATCGGGGCCGGTTTGCATGACATCGCCGGTTTGTTGGATCGGGCCGAAGGCACGAACAACTATTTCACGGCGCTTTACCTCGTTGCCACCAAAACCAGGCGTTTGTCTGAACATTTTTCATTGGAGGCGACATTGGGATATGGCGTGGATTGGATTCCAGCGCCCTCGCATGAATTTGATGATTTATTCGGCGGCGCCAGCCTCGGTTTCCGTGATATGCTATTTCTCAAAGGCGAATATGATGCACGACGTTTCAATGCTGGTCTGAGCGTGAAGTTGCGCGAGTCGATAACTGTAAACCTCGTGTTGATCGATGGCAACAAAGTGGCTTATGGCGCCAATATCAGGACACGACTGTGA
- a CDS encoding YjbH domain-containing protein — MNTARNTIMSKFLYQIGCLMACFVFAVPVFSDDENEITGRLTQQLVEDGFENVVVLQAGKELIVTYENRRYRDELAAAREVIAGIQAVAREVLEVILIPQNRMIPLIAIRAAVNQQRLPANGELSEARLEVNLNFESYWSRIKTLPRANASTGKLDLVLHPQFNVAFASYNNPVATQFNVAPALQTSLWPGMAFFAQLIIPLQNELEREGDYIRPGLVTINQVLRLPREVFVSGSLGYFTQERYGLDLDVQKYFFNGRAAIGANFGYTGHASYFKGVWSYSGINHQTMFLNSEMRIPRWDLALRASYGKFLYQDTGWRVDLMRQFREVDFGFFLLRSAAETNTGFYFSVPIFPRKHLAPRRVRIRTADYFAWEYFYKGFPESGTRYQTGNSLNDFMKRLHPDYVNNQIRHSNRWGLLH, encoded by the coding sequence ATGAATACAGCACGAAACACCATCATGAGCAAATTTCTTTACCAAATCGGTTGTTTGATGGCTTGCTTTGTCTTTGCTGTACCAGTTTTTTCTGATGATGAGAATGAAATAACCGGCCGGCTGACCCAACAGCTCGTCGAAGATGGCTTTGAGAACGTTGTGGTTCTGCAAGCAGGCAAAGAGTTGATCGTCACTTATGAAAACCGCAGATATCGTGATGAGCTGGCGGCGGCGAGAGAAGTGATCGCGGGCATTCAAGCGGTAGCCAGAGAAGTGCTGGAAGTGATCTTGATTCCACAAAATCGCATGATTCCTTTGATCGCGATTCGCGCTGCCGTGAACCAGCAGCGATTGCCGGCGAACGGTGAGCTTTCGGAGGCTCGGTTGGAAGTAAATCTCAATTTTGAATCCTACTGGAGTAGAATCAAAACGCTGCCGCGCGCGAATGCTTCGACCGGCAAGCTTGATCTCGTGTTGCATCCGCAATTCAACGTGGCGTTTGCCAGTTATAACAATCCCGTTGCGACCCAATTCAATGTTGCTCCCGCGTTGCAGACGAGTCTGTGGCCGGGAATGGCATTCTTCGCACAGCTTATCATCCCACTGCAAAACGAGCTTGAGCGCGAAGGCGATTACATCCGCCCCGGCCTGGTGACAATCAATCAGGTTTTGCGATTGCCGCGAGAGGTTTTTGTGTCCGGTAGCCTGGGATATTTTACGCAGGAACGATATGGCCTCGACCTCGATGTCCAAAAATATTTCTTCAACGGCAGAGCCGCAATCGGCGCAAATTTTGGCTATACCGGCCACGCTTCCTATTTCAAGGGCGTCTGGTCTTATTCCGGGATAAATCATCAAACCATGTTTCTAAATTCTGAAATGCGGATTCCGCGTTGGGATTTGGCTCTGCGCGCGTCGTATGGCAAATTTTTATATCAAGACACCGGTTGGCGCGTGGATTTGATGCGCCAGTTCCGCGAGGTGGATTTCGGATTTTTTCTGTTACGCTCTGCAGCCGAAACGAATACGGGATTTTATTTTTCCGTGCCGATTTTCCCCCGCAAACATCTTGCGCCGCGCAGGGTCAGAATACGAACTGCCGATTATTTTGCCTGGGAATACTTTTATAAGGGTTTTCCGGAAAGCGGAACGCGCTATCAAACCGGCAATAGCCTCAATGATTTCATGAAAAGGTTGCACCCCGATTACGTGAACAATCAAATCCGCCACAGCAATCGTTGGGGATTACTTCATTAA